The Chloroflexota bacterium genome window below encodes:
- a CDS encoding DedA family protein, whose amino-acid sequence MLEFIDQQVIPFFLALYDDIGYVGVAVGVGLETFVPILPSEVIVPMAGWKIAQSGADPAVVEWLTAQPWTFIGVMVAATIGAAAGSLAGYLIGAWGGRPLLDRYGRYVHIHPDDLDRADAWFARYGGWAVFLARFVPLLRALINYPAGVARMPIGRFLLFSILGSIPWNLALVTAGWVLGENYEALYEAIRPFEILIYVVVVLGVAFILIRWARGRSAPQQV is encoded by the coding sequence GTGCTGGAGTTCATCGACCAGCAGGTCATCCCGTTCTTCCTGGCCCTCTACGACGACATCGGCTACGTAGGCGTGGCGGTGGGCGTCGGGCTCGAGACGTTCGTCCCCATCCTCCCATCCGAGGTCATCGTCCCCATGGCGGGCTGGAAAATCGCCCAGTCGGGAGCCGATCCCGCGGTCGTCGAGTGGCTGACCGCGCAACCCTGGACCTTCATCGGCGTCATGGTCGCGGCCACCATCGGGGCAGCCGCCGGCTCTCTGGCGGGGTACCTGATCGGAGCCTGGGGCGGCCGACCACTTCTGGACCGATACGGACGCTATGTCCACATCCACCCCGACGACCTGGACCGCGCGGACGCCTGGTTCGCCCGCTACGGCGGCTGGGCCGTCTTCCTTGCCCGCTTCGTCCCGCTCCTGCGGGCGTTGATCAACTATCCCGCTGGGGTGGCCCGCATGCCCATCGGGCGCTTCCTGCTGTTCTCGATCCTGGGCTCCATCCCGTGGAACCTGGCCCTCGTCACCGCGGGGTGGGTGCTGGGCGAGAACTACGAGGCGCTGTACGAAGCCATTCGGCCGTTCGAGATCCTGATCTACGTCGTGGTGGTGCTCGGTGTCGCCTTCATCCTCATTCGCTGGGCCCGAGGCAGGAGCGCGCCGCAGCAGGTTTGA
- a CDS encoding ABC transporter ATP-binding protein, with amino-acid sequence MEHTSQPGPAITIEDLTVRFPMPSGTLTALDGLSGSVAPGELVAVIGPNGCGKSTLLRAIAGLLAPSAGRIGLRPEGSPPHAGDGRTGLVFQQPRLLGWRSALDNVALPLELRGTPRPERHQAAERALAQVGLADDGVSALRPRELSGGMQQRVALARSLVTDPPVLLLDEPFSALDALTRDAFDVQLEALWLARRRTVVLVTHSVGEAIGLADRIWVMTPRPGRIAADIRVPLARPRPPGLTGDPGMAAVESQVRQALAAAHAPELEGWAEPGQEAAA; translated from the coding sequence ATGGAGCATACGAGCCAACCAGGGCCGGCGATCACGATCGAGGACCTGACGGTCCGCTTCCCCATGCCCTCGGGGACCCTCACCGCGCTAGACGGTCTGAGCGGATCGGTCGCTCCCGGCGAACTGGTGGCCGTGATCGGTCCGAACGGGTGCGGGAAGAGCACCCTCCTGCGGGCGATTGCCGGCTTGCTGGCACCCAGCGCGGGACGCATCGGTCTTAGGCCCGAAGGATCACCTCCGCATGCCGGAGATGGGCGCACAGGCCTCGTGTTCCAGCAGCCCCGGTTGTTGGGCTGGCGCTCCGCGCTAGACAACGTTGCCCTGCCCCTGGAATTGAGAGGGACGCCGCGTCCCGAGCGGCATCAGGCCGCCGAACGCGCGCTGGCCCAGGTCGGCCTGGCCGACGACGGCGTCAGCGCCCTGCGACCCCGAGAGCTTTCGGGCGGCATGCAGCAGAGGGTCGCCCTCGCCCGATCGTTGGTCACCGACCCGCCGGTCCTGCTGCTGGACGAGCCGTTCAGCGCCCTGGATGCGCTGACCCGTGACGCGTTTGACGTTCAGCTGGAGGCCCTGTGGCTGGCCCGGCGGCGGACGGTGGTCCTGGTCACTCACTCGGTGGGCGAGGCCATCGGGCTGGCGGACCGCATCTGGGTCATGACCCCGCGACCGGGACGCATCGCGGCCGACATCCGCGTACCGCTCGCGCGCCCCCGGCCGCCCGGGCTGACCGGAGATCCGGGCATGGCCGCTGTCGAGTCCCAGGTCCGCCAGGCGTTGGCCGCCGCCCACGCCCCCGAGCTCGAGGGCTGGGCCGAGCCGGGTCAGGAGGCCGCGGCATGA
- a CDS encoding sulfite exporter TauE/SafE family protein, whose amino-acid sequence MTELLLELALLTVAALAASTLAAVAGFGGAAILLPVLVALFGPRDAIPILTIAQLVGNGSRVVINRDAVDRRIVGWFALGGIPAALIGGFLFAAAPLDALTRLIGAFLLISVAWRRLGPQPGGVLGARTFTVIGAGFAFASALVGSVGPIMAPFFLRAGLVKSAYIGTEAAATVVMHVAKLVAYGTAALLTAATVGIGLVMAPAMIAGSVIGKRIVDRLPERVFVAIIEVVLIVAGLVFLIGG is encoded by the coding sequence ATGACCGAGCTGCTCCTCGAGCTGGCGCTGCTGACCGTTGCCGCGCTGGCGGCCAGCACGCTGGCCGCCGTGGCCGGTTTCGGCGGGGCAGCCATCCTGCTCCCCGTCCTGGTCGCCCTCTTCGGCCCGCGGGACGCGATCCCCATCCTGACCATCGCCCAGCTGGTGGGCAACGGATCGCGGGTGGTCATCAACCGCGATGCCGTCGATCGACGGATCGTGGGCTGGTTCGCGCTGGGTGGTATCCCGGCCGCGTTGATCGGCGGTTTCCTGTTCGCCGCTGCGCCATTGGACGCCCTGACGCGGCTCATCGGTGCGTTCCTGTTGATCTCGGTGGCCTGGCGCCGCCTCGGACCCCAACCGGGCGGCGTGCTCGGCGCGCGGACCTTCACGGTCATCGGTGCGGGGTTTGCCTTTGCGTCGGCCCTGGTCGGTTCCGTCGGGCCGATCATGGCGCCGTTCTTCCTTCGCGCCGGGCTGGTGAAGAGCGCCTACATCGGCACCGAGGCAGCGGCCACCGTGGTCATGCACGTTGCCAAGCTGGTCGCGTACGGGACCGCCGCGCTCCTGACGGCCGCCACCGTCGGGATCGGGCTGGTGATGGCTCCGGCCATGATTGCCGGCTCCGTGATCGGCAAGCGGATCGTGGACCGCCTGCCAGAGCGCGTCTTCGTGGCCATCATCGAGGTCGTCCTGATCGTGGCCGGCCTCGTGTTCCTCATCGGCGGCTGA
- a CDS encoding ABC transporter permease, with amino-acid sequence MTILRRLGFIALSAGAFLAAWKVIVLIGGYPEYILPAPEVVAARAAEAIQNGTLQPHLAATVEESVIGFLVGALVAVVVGILLAKSLTAERVLSPYLVAAQAIPILALAPLIDIWFGGGLTARVVICALIVFFPIAIATMVGIRSTDPLLVEMARAYGARPLQVTRLLELPSALPVLFGGLRVGVTLAVIGAVVAEWAGASIGLGVLINIADQGLFDTPLMFVALASLAVLGLAFYGAVLMAERVLIPR; translated from the coding sequence ATGACCATCCTCCGCCGGCTGGGTTTCATCGCCCTGAGTGCCGGCGCATTCCTCGCGGCCTGGAAGGTCATCGTCCTCATCGGCGGCTACCCCGAGTACATCCTGCCCGCCCCCGAGGTAGTCGCGGCCCGCGCGGCCGAGGCCATCCAGAACGGGACGCTCCAACCCCACCTGGCGGCCACCGTGGAGGAGAGCGTCATCGGTTTCTTGGTCGGCGCCCTGGTGGCGGTCGTGGTCGGCATCCTGCTGGCCAAGAGCTTGACCGCGGAGCGCGTGCTTTCACCGTACCTGGTCGCTGCCCAGGCCATCCCAATCCTCGCCCTGGCGCCCCTCATCGACATCTGGTTCGGCGGCGGGCTAACCGCACGAGTTGTGATCTGTGCTCTGATCGTGTTCTTCCCGATTGCCATCGCGACCATGGTCGGCATCCGGTCCACCGACCCGCTTCTGGTCGAGATGGCCCGCGCCTACGGTGCCCGCCCTCTGCAGGTCACTCGTCTCTTGGAGCTGCCTTCGGCGCTGCCCGTCCTCTTCGGTGGGCTCCGGGTGGGCGTGACCCTGGCCGTCATCGGCGCCGTGGTGGCCGAATGGGCCGGCGCCAGCATCGGTCTGGGCGTCCTCATCAACATCGCCGACCAGGGCCTGTTCGACACCCCATTGATGTTCGTGGCCCTGGCCAGCCTGGCCGTACTGGGCCTTGCCTTCTATGGCGCGGTGCTCATGGCCGAGCGCGTGCTGATCCCCCGATGA
- a CDS encoding ABC transporter substrate-binding protein, which produces MRTRALPLAVALTLTVAACNPTASVSPSASFDPAASATPSRELRQVRLLLGFRPDVQFAPFYLAQQEGYYADAGLEVTIEHAGGGELIRLVADGQAEFGVADATDVMIARTSGIPVTYVSSLFQSFPVALIRLTGSVSTDPAELAGMTIGTPGRFGSSWHALLALLDAGGLTADDVTIREYPQFNQVEGFLAGDVDLITGFRNNEPIRLAAEGFATDLLTIDEVAPLPGPGVVVGDELLADDQALVEAFASATAAAQAAVVHEPAAGLAAAATAVPTLWEDMDTARSVLLATIDLWEGDGALPMGAIDQDLWESGFATMVGLGFIDGSVAPDEMYWPAIRLD; this is translated from the coding sequence ATGCGGACCCGTGCCCTTCCCCTGGCCGTCGCGCTGACCTTGACCGTTGCGGCCTGCAACCCAACCGCGTCAGTCAGCCCAAGTGCAAGTTTCGATCCCGCTGCCTCCGCGACCCCGTCTCGCGAGCTCCGCCAGGTGCGGCTCCTGCTCGGCTTCCGCCCCGACGTCCAGTTCGCGCCGTTCTACCTGGCCCAGCAGGAGGGCTACTACGCCGATGCCGGGTTGGAGGTGACTATCGAGCACGCCGGTGGCGGCGAGCTCATCCGCCTCGTGGCCGACGGCCAGGCCGAGTTCGGGGTCGCCGATGCCACCGATGTCATGATCGCCCGGACCAGCGGGATTCCGGTGACGTACGTGTCGTCCCTGTTCCAGTCGTTTCCGGTGGCCCTGATTCGCCTAACCGGCTCGGTGTCGACGGACCCGGCCGAACTGGCCGGGATGACCATTGGCACTCCTGGCCGATTCGGGTCGTCGTGGCACGCCCTGTTGGCGCTGCTCGACGCTGGCGGCCTGACCGCGGACGACGTGACCATCCGGGAATATCCGCAGTTCAACCAGGTCGAGGGCTTCTTGGCCGGGGACGTCGACCTCATCACGGGCTTCCGGAACAACGAGCCCATCCGGCTGGCCGCGGAAGGGTTTGCGACCGATCTGCTGACGATTGACGAGGTCGCCCCACTCCCCGGTCCCGGGGTGGTGGTCGGCGACGAGCTCCTCGCCGACGATCAGGCGCTGGTCGAGGCTTTCGCATCGGCGACGGCCGCCGCCCAAGCGGCCGTGGTGCATGAGCCCGCCGCTGGCCTCGCCGCCGCCGCGACGGCCGTTCCGACTCTCTGGGAGGACATGGACACGGCCCGGTCGGTCCTGCTCGCGACCATTGACCTGTGGGAGGGGGACGGCGCGCTGCCGATGGGCGCGATTGACCAGGACCTGTGGGAGTCTGGTTTCGCCACCATGGTCGGCCTTGGCTTCATCGATGGCTCGGTCGCGCCGGACGAAATGTACTGGCCTGCGATTCGCCTCGACTGA